A window from Pararge aegeria chromosome 6, ilParAegt1.1, whole genome shotgun sequence encodes these proteins:
- the LOC120624305 gene encoding brahma-associated protein of 60 kDa encodes MAQRFPASGPGAAPPQQRYPGPAPPQGSPMPPRPYSGPTFPPRSGFTPPPAGAAPAAGAPRPGPAAYGPAAPPAAAPRPGPAAYGPAAPPAARAPLPPHKPHYQGEGYAGKRKKRLADKILPQKVRDLVPESQAYMDLLAFERKLDATILRKRLDIQEALKRPMKQKRKLRIFISNTFYPGQGDNAVASWELRVEGRLLDDSKNDPNKVKRKFSSFFKSLVIELDKELYGPDNHLVEWHRTLTTQETDGFQVKRPGYKNVRCTILLLLDYQPLQFKLDARLARLLGVHTQARPVVVNALWQYARTHGLQDAREREWLACDSYLEQIFGVARMKLAEVPARLGALLHAPDPIVINHLISVEPPHDAKQTACYDIDVEVDDTLKAQMNSFLLSTANQQEIQGLDAKIHETVDTINQLKTNREFFLSFSKDPQQFIQKWLVSQSRDLKSLGGGAGNPEEERQSALYAQAWAGEGAARYLHARLAARRHALDAALARV; translated from the exons ATGGCTCAACGTTTCCCGGCCAGCGGGCCCGGCGCCGCACCGCCGCAGCAGCGCTACCCCGGCCCGGCACCGCCGCAGGGCTCGCCGATGCCGCCTAGACCTTATTCAGGTCCCACATTTCCG CCGCGCAGTGGCTTCACGCCGCCGCCCGCCGGCGCGGCCCCGGCGGCGGGCGCGCCCCGGCCCGGCCCCGCGGCCTACgggcccgccgcgccgcccgccgccgcGCCCCGGCCCGGCCCCGCGGCCTACgggcccgccgcgccgcccgccgcc CGCGCGCCGCTGCCGCCGCACAAGCCGCACTACCAGGG CGAGGGCTACGCGGGCAAGCGCAAGAAGCGGCTGGCCGACAAGATCCTGCCGCAGAAGGTGCGCGACCTGGTGCCCGAGTCGCAGGCCTACATGGACCTGCTGGCCTTCGAGCGCAAGCTGGACGCCACCATCCTGCGCAAGCGCCTCGACATCCAGGAGGCGCTCAAGCGGCCCATGAAGCAGAAGCGCAAGCTGCGCATCTTCATCTCCAACACCTTCTACCCCGGCCAGGGCGACAACGCCGTGGCCTCGTGGGAGCTGCGCGTCGAGGGCCGCCTGCTCGACGACTCCAAGAACGACCCCAACAAG GTGAAGCGCAAGTTCTCGTCGTTCTTCAAGTCGCTGGTCATCGAGCTGGACAAGGAGCTGTACGGGCCGGACAACCACCTGGTGGAGTGGCACCGCACGCTCACGACGCAGGAGACGGACGGCTTCCAGGTGAAGCGGCCGGGCTACAAGAACGTGCGCTGCACCATCCTGCTGCTGCTGGACTACCAGCCGCTGCAGTTCAAGCTGGACGCGCGCCTGGCGCGGCTGCTGGGCGTGCACACGCAGGCGCGGCCCGTCGTGGTCAACGCGCTGTGGCAGTACGCGCGCACGCACGGCCTGCAGGACGCGCGCGAGCGCGAGTGGCTGGCCTGCGACAGCTACCTGGAGCAGATCTTCGGCGTGGCGCGCATGAAGCTGGCCGAGGTGCCGGCGCGCCTGGGCGCGCTGCTGCACGCGCCCGACCCCATCGTCATCAACCACCTCATCTCCGTGGAGCCGCCGCACGACGCCAAGCAGACGGCGTGCTACGACATCGACGTGGAGGTGGACGACACGCTCAAGGCGCAGATGAACAGCTTCCTGCTCAGCACGGCCAACCAGCAGGAGATCCAGGGCCTGGACGCCAAGATCCACGAGACG GTGGACACGATCAACCAGCTGAAGACCAACCGCGAATTCTTCCTGAGCTTCAGCAAGGACCCGCAGCAGTTCATCCAGAAGTGGCTCGTGAGCCAGTCCAGAGACCTCAAG AGCCTGGGCGGCGGCGCGGGCAACCCGGAGGAGGAGCGGCAGAGCGCGCTGTACGCGCAGGCGTGGGCGGGCGAGGGCGCGGCGCGCTACCTGCACGCGCGGCTGGCGGCGCGGCGCCACGCGCTCGACGCCGCGCTGGCGCGCGTCTAG